In the Thermus filiformis genome, CTTTCTGGTGTCGCTGTTGCACCGGGAGGGGATTAGGCAAAAGAAGGCGGCCCTAGAGGCTTTCTCCTTCCATCCCCTCTCCGCCCTCAGGTTCCTGGGGCTTTATGCGTCATAGCGGTCAAGTCTGGCAGGCGGCCGTATCCGGTTCCCTCAAGCCACTGGACGGGGTAGAAGCCGTTCCTCCTGGGAAAGGGGAGGGTGGCAAATCGCGCCCGAGCCTTCAGGACCAGATGCTCAGGATGGACTGGGGTCTCCACTTCCCGGAGCGCTTCCGCCACCCGGGAAGGGTCGGCCGTCGCCAAAGCCTCCAGGTCCGCCAGCCCCGCCTCCCGCAGGGCCCGGGCCACGTCCCCCTTGATCCCCGCGAGCTCCAGGTCCTTCCTCTTGGAGCCCGTGATCCAGCAGACGGGGTTGTGGGCGCAGGCGTCGCAGCGGGCGTTCAGGGCGTATCCCAGTTCCAGGGGGTCATGCTGGAGGACCTTCTCCAACCGCCCCCCCGGGGCCAGGAGGGCCTCCATGTCGCGCCTGGCCTGGGAAAAGAGCGCCTTCTCGTCGTCCTCTACAGAACGGAGAGGGTCTTCCAAAGACCGGGTGGCCGGGTCTATGCAGGCCACGAGGTACTCCAGGGCCACCTCCTTTTCCCGCCAGCGCGGGGGGTCCCCCTCCGCCAGCAGGGCGTAGAGGGCGAGCTGGGCGTAATGGTGGGTGCGCTCCCTCCGGCTGGCCTTACCCTCCACCAGGCGCACCACCGGCTCCCCTTGGCGCCAGTACAGGAGGAGGAAATCCAGGCGTCCCTCGAGGTCAAAGGCCCCCACCCGGCCCTCGATCTTCACCTGGCGGGCGAAGTACTGCTTCCCGTGCGGAGCCTGGGCCACCCATTCCTTCCACTCGGACCAGTCCTCCACCTCTACGGGTTCAAACCCCTCTTTTTGAAGATGCTCCTCCCATCTCCTTTCCGCCGCCAGGCCGACCTCCTGAAAAACGGGCTCCACCAAAGGGGGATACCGCTTCTGGAGGTCCTGAACCTCTTTTCCGCCTCGGCCAAGCTGGAAGGAGATGTAGCGGTCGCAGAGCTGCAGACGGACGTACCCGGCCAGGTCCGTGATCCGGATCCGTTTCTGCACACCCTACTCCTTCGGCCCGAACTCGTACTCCCCGGTGAAGGGGTTCTGCCGGATGTCCCAGTCCTCGGGCACCTGTTCGTAGCGGCCGGTAAAAGGGTTGAACTTGTCCACCAGCTTCTTCCCCTTCTTGCTGTAGCGCAGGGTGAAGGGGGAGTAGCTGATGTCCCTATGGTAGCCAAACTCGTACTTCGCCTCAAACTCGTTCCAGACCAGTTCGTGGTCCTTCTCCACGAACTCGTACTTCATGGTGAAAGGGTTGAACTTGATCGGCATATCCGTAACCTCCCTCCTGCCTCACGCCCCGTCCGAACCGGAGTCCTCCATCAGGGCCTCCAGAACACCCTCCTTGCCGTCCAGCCACAAGGTGAAGAGCTCCACCCCGGTAAGGACGGTCTGGACCGTGCGGGCCAAGAACGGGGTGTGTATTCCCTCTTCCATGTCCAAGTGAAAGTCCAGCATCAGGTCCCCGTCGTCATCCACGTAAGCCCGCGGCCACCTCCGGCCCTTGTTCCAAGCGTTGGCCTTTTCCAGGGCCTCCTCCCGGGAAAGCCCGACCACCCCCCGGACCAGGGCCCGGACGGCCAGGACGTCCCCGTCCACCCCCTCCGCGCTCAGGGTCACCACCGCCGAGTAGGGGGTCATCCGAGACCCCACCAGCACCAGGAACTGGCCCTCCTCCCCCCGGAAAAAGGAGATCCCAGCGGCCCGCAGGGCCTCCCCTATCCGCTCCCGGTCAAAAGGCCTGATCCCCTCCGCGCGCATCCTCACCTCCGTCGCCACCCTACCCCCCCTGGGCGACAGGTAGTGTCGGGAGGGCCTGGGCCATGGCCTGGATCTCCTCGAGCCACCGCGCCCTCAGGTCCTGGGGGGAGACGACCTCCACGTGCCTGCCCCAGGACAGGACCCAGCCCAGAAGCTCGAAGGGATAGCCCTGCAGGTCCGTATTCACCTCGTAGACCACCTCCAAACCGCCGTCCGGCAGGTCCTCCCGGCTCACGGGTGGGGGGAGGTCCTCCTCCTTCAGGCGCCAGGCGACTTCCTTGGAAAAGCGCAGGACCACCCGGGCCCGGCGGTGCCCCAGGGTGACCCCCCAGGCCCCCCGCAGGAGGTTTCCGGGGTGGAAGTCCTCAGGGATCTCGTAGGTCTCCTCCAGAAGGCTTGGTTCCGACATCCGGACCAGCTTGTACACGCTGGGCCCCGGCTGGCGGGAGCCGTGGATCCGCGCCAGGGCGTAGAAGGCCAGGTTCCAACGGTTCACCTCCAGGAACCAGATCTCCAGCTCCCGCCAGGAGGTCTTCCCCTTGGCGTCCCGGTACTTCACCCGCAGCACCCTCCGGTCCTGCCAGGCCCGGAGAACGTACTCCAGGACCCGGTCCTGGCCGTGGACCTGATCCCTGTAGGCGTCCAGCTCCTCCACGGCCAGGCGGCGGATGTGCTGGGGGAGGTCATGGAGGAGGCGGCGCATCTCCTTTAGGAAGTAGTCGTGCCGGGTGGGGGCCTGGTGGAAGAAGAAGCGAAAGGCGGCGTACCGGAGGAGAAGGCCGTAGGGGTCCACGCCGGAGGGATGGGGGATGTAGTAGGCGTTGCCCTCCATCCGAACCCCGCAGCCCATATCCTCCAGGTCCTTGAGGTCGCGCTCCACGGTGCGCTGGCTCACCCCGAACCGCTTGGCCAGCTCGGCGGTGGTGTAGGGCTTCGCCTCGAGGAGCTCCCTCAGCTCCGTAAGCCGGGTGGACTTCTTCCGGTTCCGCTCGCCCATGGGATCTGGGGTCCTCCAAGGTCCAGTCTAGCCTTGGCCGGACCGGCCTGGGGGTTATATGCACCGAGCGACGCTAGGTGTCGCGGGGAAAGCGTACCCTCTTGGCGAGGAGGTGAGAGACATGCTGCAAGGCGTTGTGGAACCCATAAGTCGCACACTTATCCAAGGGATTTTGGAGGAAATGGATGTCAAGTACATGGTGGACAAGGACGGCGACTTTGTCTTCTTTTTTAAGGACGAGATGGCACGGGCGACGGCGATCGTCATGATCTCCCTCCAGGGCCCGAGGGAGCAAATCCTGACCGTGATGGCCCGGGTGGAGAACACGCCTTCCCTATCCCGTGCGGATTGGCTGGAGAAGGTCAATCTCTGGAACGCAAAGAAGCGCTGGCCAAGGGCTCTTCTGGCGGGAGATCACCTGACTTTGGACTTCCACCTGAACCTCGATAAGGGGGTTCACCGCGAGCTTCTCAAGGACATCATCTTTACCCTCCTTGGCGGGATAACCCAGTTCCTGGTCTGGATCGAGGACCGGGACCCGGAGGCGGAGCTGCGCGAGAGGCTCCTTCGGGAGTTGCTCCGTCGGCTACAGGAAGAGTGAGGGGACTCGCGTGCGTGCTAGGCTAAGGGCGGAAGCCTCCTTGCGCTCCCTTCGCTTACGCCACCGGCCCGAAGGAGGAGCTACGAAACGTGGAAAGGCTGCGTATTAAAGCCTACGTTGCCCTGGACCTCGAGGCTACCTCCCCCAACCCCAAGGACGAGGAAACAGAGATCCTGGAGATCGCCGCCCAGGACATGGAGGGAAACCTCTTCCACCGCTACGTGGCCACCTCTAAGCCCCTAGAGGCCGACCACGAGGTCTTCCGCCTCACCGGCATCCCCTTTGGGGAGTACCAGCGCGAGAAGGAGCCGCCGGAGGTCGCCCTGCGGGCCTTCCTGGACTTCCTGGGGGAACGCCCCCTTCTGGGCCACAACCTCCTCCGCTACGACCTCCCCCTTTTGGAGAAGGCCCTGGAAAAGGTGGGGCTCCACCTCCCCCCCACGGCCAAACCCGCCCTGGACACCCTCCGCCTGGCCCACCTGGTCCTTCCCACTCCCCCTGAGGGCCTCTCCGGCTACCGCCTGGGCGACCTCCACGCCTACTTCACGGGCGAGCCCCACGCGAACGCC is a window encoding:
- a CDS encoding type III secretion system chaperone family protein; the encoded protein is MATEVRMRAEGIRPFDRERIGEALRAAGISFFRGEEGQFLVLVGSRMTPYSAVVTLSAEGVDGDVLAVRALVRGVVGLSREEALEKANAWNKGRRWPRAYVDDDGDLMLDFHLDMEEGIHTPFLARTVQTVLTGVELFTLWLDGKEGVLEALMEDSGSDGA
- a CDS encoding YbjN domain-containing protein, with product MLQGVVEPISRTLIQGILEEMDVKYMVDKDGDFVFFFKDEMARATAIVMISLQGPREQILTVMARVENTPSLSRADWLEKVNLWNAKKRWPRALLAGDHLTLDFHLNLDKGVHRELLKDIIFTLLGGITQFLVWIEDRDPEAELRERLLRELLRRLQEE
- a CDS encoding PD-(D/E)XK nuclease family protein, with product MQKRIRITDLAGYVRLQLCDRYISFQLGRGGKEVQDLQKRYPPLVEPVFQEVGLAAERRWEEHLQKEGFEPVEVEDWSEWKEWVAQAPHGKQYFARQVKIEGRVGAFDLEGRLDFLLLYWRQGEPVVRLVEGKASRRERTHHYAQLALYALLAEGDPPRWREKEVALEYLVACIDPATRSLEDPLRSVEDDEKALFSQARRDMEALLAPGGRLEKVLQHDPLELGYALNARCDACAHNPVCWITGSKRKDLELAGIKGDVARALREAGLADLEALATADPSRVAEALREVETPVHPEHLVLKARARFATLPFPRRNGFYPVQWLEGTGYGRLPDLTAMTHKAPGT
- a CDS encoding helix-turn-helix transcriptional regulator, with product MGERNRKKSTRLTELRELLEAKPYTTAELAKRFGVSQRTVERDLKDLEDMGCGVRMEGNAYYIPHPSGVDPYGLLLRYAAFRFFFHQAPTRHDYFLKEMRRLLHDLPQHIRRLAVEELDAYRDQVHGQDRVLEYVLRAWQDRRVLRVKYRDAKGKTSWRELEIWFLEVNRWNLAFYALARIHGSRQPGPSVYKLVRMSEPSLLEETYEIPEDFHPGNLLRGAWGVTLGHRRARVVLRFSKEVAWRLKEEDLPPPVSREDLPDGGLEVVYEVNTDLQGYPFELLGWVLSWGRHVEVVSPQDLRARWLEEIQAMAQALPTLPVAQGG